In Indicator indicator isolate 239-I01 chromosome 16, UM_Iind_1.1, whole genome shotgun sequence, one genomic interval encodes:
- the FBXL22 gene encoding F-box and leucine-rich protein 22 — MHITQLNRECLLHLFSFLDKNSRKSLAKTCHKLLEVFQDPLLWPLLNFHSPAELKKDNFLLGPALKYLSICWYSERVKVCNIEDWMKNNLQKDFCNRHENTVSDFLLEVCNRCPNLLSLTLSGCGHVTDDCISLLLINCPNLKTLKLENCVRITDQTLEAVTRYGGSLQTLHVDFCRNITQTGLERVREKCPSVMLRAERSANMIPDNKPQRKLMLKKASRKLVQV, encoded by the exons ATGCACATAACCCAGCTGAATCGGGAATGCCTATTacatctattttcttttctggacaagaacagcaggaaaagctTAGCAAAAACATGTCACAAGTTGCTAGAAGTGTTTCAGGATCCTTTACTGTGGCCTTTGCTGAACTTCCATTCTCCAGCAGAACTGAAGAAGGATAATTTTCTCCTGGGACCTGCTTTAAAATACTTATCCATCTGCTGGTACTCAGAAAGGGTCAAGGTGTGTAACATTGAAGACTGGATGAAAAACAATCTCCAGAAAGACTTCTGTAACAGGCATGAAAACACTGTCAGTGATTTTTTACTGGAAGTTTGCAACAG ATGTCCAAACCTGCTATCTCTGACGCTCTCTGGATGTGGCCATGTTACAGACGATTGTATCTCGCTTCTTCTCATCAACTGCCCAAACCTCAAGACACTCAAACTGGAAAACTGTGTGCGGATCACTGACCAGACACTAGAAGCAGTGACCCGCTATGGGGGATCACTGCAAACACTCCACGTGGATTTCTGCCGGAACATAACACAAACTGGTCTAGAGAGAGTCAGGGAAAAATGTCCTTCAGTAATGttgagagcagagagaagtgcTAACATGATTCCAGACAATAAGCCCCAAAGAAAGCTGATGCTTAAAAAAGCATCAAGAAAATTGGTTCAGGTTTGA